The sequence below is a genomic window from Sebastes fasciatus isolate fSebFas1 chromosome 11, fSebFas1.pri, whole genome shotgun sequence.
CCCAAATTGTGATGTTCTGAAATCCACAGAGCAGAGCCGCAGGTGAGTGTTTGGACGACTGAGATGGGAGTCAGGTTCTTGACGTATGAAGGAGAGGGAACGATGGATTATGGAATGGCCGACACAGACTCGTATCAAAGTTCAAATActacagcagaaaaaaatagaataaaacataacaataataatagcaataatcaTCTGCAGCGGTGGGAAACTTCTCCAGGTGGTTGCTCCAGTCCTCCTCAATCAATTTtcattacaattattattattattgttattatcataatatgGGTGGGCTagttaatttcatttttttttatcttcatcgTCGTTGAGTTAGGTacttcatttttttcatttccgaAAAGAAGCTGTCCATTAATCTTGAACTGCTACGGTTTGATCCTTGCTTGGTGCCTCTGTGGCGTTCGCCTCCTTGGCGGGAGGCTCGGCGGCTGGTGTTGAACTAGGGGCTGCGGCGGCCTCCTTTGCCGGTGCGggagccgccgccgccgccgcctctgTGGGCTTGGGGTCAGGGGAGGCGGCGGGGCCCGCCTCGGCTTTGGCTGCTGGTGCCGCGGGGGCCTCAGTCTTTTTGGCGTcggcctcatcttttttctCAGCCGCCGGGGCGGGTGCCGCGGCCTTAGCCTCGGGCTCCTTGGCGGCGGGGGCCGATTCTTTGACCGGAGCGGGCGCGGCTGGTTTCTCCTCAGCCTTGGCGGGCTCTGCGCTCTTGGGCGCCTCCGTTTTCGGCTCGGCGTTGGCGGCGGGTTTCTCGGGCTCCTTCGCGGCGGGAGTGGcgttcttctcctcctccttagGCGCTGCAGCGTCTGCTGCCGGCGCCTCCTTGGCCGCCGTGTCGTTCGCTACCTCCTTAGTGTCGGTGGCAGCCGGGGCCTCGTCTTTGTTGTCTTTCGGTGCTTCGCTCTCCTCGGCAGAGGCCCCCTCTGCTTTGGCGTCCTTGTCTTTGGCCTTGTCATCATTTACGTTGTATCCCTTCTTCTTTTTGCTGAGCTTGCCTCCCATTTTGGATCTCTGGCCTCTGAA
It includes:
- the basp1 gene encoding brain acid soluble protein 1 homolog, encoding MGGKLSKKKKGYNVNDDKAKDKDAKAEGASAEESEAPKDNKDEAPAATDTKEVANDTAAKEAPAADAAAPKEEEKNATPAAKEPEKPAANAEPKTEAPKSAEPAKAEEKPAAPAPVKESAPAAKEPEAKAAAPAPAAEKKDEADAKKTEAPAAPAAKAEAGPAASPDPKPTEAAAAAAPAPAKEAAAAPSSTPAAEPPAKEANATEAPSKDQTVAVQD